The DNA region CCAACGCCGCTCTGCTCGCCGCCGCCCTCACCCATGCCGACGGCGACTTCTCGCACTCCATCTGCCGTGCGGTGTCGGGCGGCTGGGACACCGACTCCAACGGTGCGACCGCCGGTTCGCTCGCCGGGCTGCTGGCCGGGGCCCCTTCGCTGCTGCCCGACCGCTGGACCACCCCGCTGAAGAACCGCCTCGCCTCGTCCGTCCCCGGTTTCGACTCCATCGGCTTCGACGAACTCGCCGAACAGACCCACCGGCTCACCCAGAAGGAGGCACTGTGCCCATGACCGGCATCGCGGTGCTCGGCAGCACCAATATGGACCTCGTCGCATACGTCGCACGGGCCCCGGAGCGCGGAGAGACCGTCACCGGGCGGGAGTTCCGCACCGTCCCGGGTGGCAAGGGCGCCAACCAGGCAGTCGCCGCCGCCCGCGCGGGCGGCGATGTGATGATGATCGGCGCGGTGGGCGACGACGAGTACGGCGCCCGGCTCCGGACCGGCCTGGAGCACGCGGGCGTCGACACCGATCTGCTGCACACCGCCGAGGGCCCCAGCGGTACCGCGCACGTCGTCGTCGACGACACGGGGGCCAACTCCATCGTGGTGGTCCCCGGCGCCAACGGCACCGTCACCGCCCTCGGCCCCGGCGAGATGGCCGCCATCGCCGGAGCCGATCTGCTGCTCCTGCAGCTGGAGCTGCCGCTGTCCGCGGTGATCGAGGGCGCACGGGTGGCCCACGCCCAGGGTGTCCGGACCATCCTCACCCCGTCCCCCGTGCAGCCCCTGCCGGCCGAACTCCTCGACTGCGTCGACCTGTTGATCCCCAACGAACACGAGGCGGCCGCGCTCTCCGGCTTCACCGACCCCCATGCGGCGGCGCAGTACCTGCTCAGCCAGGTCCCCGCGGTCGTCATCACGCTCGGCTCGAAGGGCTGCCTGTACGCGGCCAGGGGCGGCGACCCCGTCCTCTTCCCCGCCCCCGAGGTCACCGCCGTCGACACCACGGGGGCGGGTGACACCTTCGTCGGCACGCTCGCCGTCGCGCTCGGCGAACGACGGCCCGTACCGGAGTCGCTGGCCTGGGCGTCCTCGGCCGCCGCGCTCTGCGTACAGCGGCCGGGCGCCTCGACCTCCATGCCGTACCGCACCGAGATCGACGCAGCGTGAAGGCGCCCGCGCAGGCCCCCCTGACCGGGCTGCGGGTCATCGACCTCGCCACGCTCTTCGCCGGTCCGCTCTCCGCCACCATGCTCGGCGACTTCGGCGCCGAGGTGATCAAGGTCGAGCATCCGAGCAGGCCCGACCCCTCGCGCGGGCACGGCCCCACGAAGGACGGTGTCGGCCTGTGGTGGAAGCTGCTCGGCCGCAACAAGCGCAATCTGACCCTCGATCTGTCCACTCCCGGCGGCCGCGGCCTCCTGCTCCGGCTGGCCGCCGAAACCGATGTAATCATCGAGAACTTCCGGCCCGGGACGCTGGAGCGCTGGGGGCTCGGCTGGACGGAGCTGCACGCGGCCAACCCCCGGCTGGTCCTGGTCAGGGTCACCGGATTCGGGCAGTTCGGCCCGTACGCGCACCGCCCCGGCTTCGGCACCCTGGCCGAGGCGATGAGCGGGTTCGCCGCGATCACCGGGGAGCCGGACGGGCCGCCCACACTGCCGCCGTTCGGGCTCGCCGACTCGATCGCGGCGCTGGCCACCGCGTACGCCGTGATGGCCGCGCTCGCCGGACGCGAGCGCACCGGTCAGGGGCAGATCGTCGACATGGCGATCATCGAGCCGATCCTGACCGTGCTCGGACCGCAGCCCATCTGGTACGACCAGCTCGGCTACGTACAGCCGCGCACCGGCAACCGCTCCCGGAACAACGCCCCGCGCAACACCTACCGCACCTCGGACGGGCACTGGGTCGCGGTCTCCACCTCCGCGCAGTCGATCGCCGAACGGGTGATGCGCCTGGTCGGCCGGGCGGAGCTGATCGACGAACCCTGGTTCGCCGTCGGCACCACCCGCGCCGAGCACGCCGACGAGCTCGACGAGGCGGTCGGCAACTGGATCGCCCGGCACACCCGTGAGGAGGCGGTCTCGGCCTTCGAGAAGGCGGAGGCGGCCATCGCGCCGATCCACGACGTCCGGGACGTGATGGAGGACCCGCAGTACCGGGCCCTGGACTCCGTCACCGAGGTCGACGACCCGGAGCTGGGGCCGCTACGGATGCAGAACGTGCTGTTCCGTCTCTCGGCGACACCGGGCGCGATCCGCTGGGCGGGCCGGCCGCACGGCGCGGACACCGAGGAGATCCTCACCGGACTGGGTCTGTCGGGCTCCGAGATCGCGGCACTGCGGGCGGAGCACGTGCTGTGACGGCGGCGGTCCCGCTCACCTGGCTGTACGTCCCCGGGGACCGGCCGGAGGTGGTGCGCAAGGCGCGGGATTCGGGCGCGGACGTGGTGATCGTGGATCTGGAGGACGCGGTCGCGCCGGACCGCAAGGAGTACGCGCGCTCCGCCACCGCCGAGCTGCTGTCCGAAGCGGCCGGGGAGGCGGCCGTGCCGATCCATGTCCGGGTCCACACCGAGGCGGACGTCCTCGCCCTGGCCGGGCTGCCGGGGCTCGCCGAGCTCCGGCTGCCCAAGATCACGCATGCGGCGTCCGTCCACCACATCGCGGCCGTGGCTCCGGGCGTCGCCCTCTGTCCGCTGCTGGAGTCGGCGCTCGGCATCGAGCACGCGTACTCGGTCGCCGCCTCCCATCCCCAGGTGCGCTCCATCGCCCTGGGCGAGGCGGACCTCCGGGCCGATCTGGGGGTACGGGACGACATCGGGCTCGACTGGTCGCGCAGCCGGGTGGTGGTCGCCGCCCGCGCGGCCGGACTCGCCCCGCCCACCCAGTCGGTGTTCCCGGACGTCCGGGACCTGGACGGCCTGTGGGCGTCCTGCGCACACGGCCGTGCGCTGGGCTTTCTGGGCCGGGCGGCGATCCATCCCCGCCAGCTCCCGGTCATCGAGCGGGCGTTCCGCCCGACGCCACAGGAGATCGAGGCGGCGGCGGAGATCGTTGCGGCGGCCGTGGCGGACGAGGGCGCGCTGGCCCTGCCGGACGGCCGGTTCGTCGACGCGGCGGTGGTGGCCTCGGCCCGCAGGACGCTGGCCCTGGCGGGCGGCTGAGAGCACACGTGGGGCCCCGGACCAGCGGTCCGGGGCCCCACGCACGGATTCACACGGCTCAGCCGTTCTTCGCCACTCCCGTGGTGCCGTTCTTCTCCGGTGTCCGGGTGGCGCTGTCGTCGGAGTCGTCGGCGCGCTCGGCGTCACCGTCGGCCTTCGGACCCTTGTCCGCGCCGCCCTTGGCGTCCTTGGCGTCCTTGGCGTCCTTGGCGTCCTCGACACCCTCGGCGTCGCTCGCGCCCTTGCCGTCCGCCGCTTCCTCCGCGGCGCCCGGCTCCACGATCTCCTCGCGCCCCGGCCGTACCTTCGCCGAGATCACGATGTACGCCACCGCCAGCACGAACACGATCAGCGCGGTCCACACGTTCAGGCGCAGGCCCAGGATGTGGTGGGCCTCGTCGACCCGCATGTACTCGATCCAGCCCCGCCCTGCGCAGTACGCGGCGACGTACAGGGCGAACGCCCGGCCGTGTCCGAGCTTGAAGCGGCGGTCCGCCCAGATCACCAGCACGGCTACACCGATGCACCACAGCGACTCGTAGAGGAACGTCGGGTGGTAGGTGCCGGCGACCCGGTTGGGGCCCTCGCTGATCTCCAGCGCCCACGGCAGATCGGTCTGCTTGCCGTACAGCTCCTGGTTGAACCAGTTTCCCCAGCGGCCGCAGGCCTGGGCCAGGGCGATGCCGGGGGCGAGCGCGTCGGCCCAGGCGGGCAGCGGGATCCCGCGGCGGCGGCAGCCGATCCAGGCGCCGACGGCACCGAGCGCGATCGCGCCCCAGATGCCGAGGCCGCCCTCCCAGATCTTGAAGGCGTCGACCCAGTTCTCACCCTCGCTGAAGTACAGCTGGTAGTCGGTGATGACGTGGTAGAGCCGGCCACCGACGAGACCGAAGGGCACGGCCCAGACGGCGATGTCGGCAACGGTGCCGGATCTGCCTCCGCGGGCGACCCAGCGCTTGTTGCCGAACCAGACGGCGACGAAGACACCGATGATGATGCAGAACGCGTAGCCGCGGAGCGGGATCGGGCCGAGATCGATCACGCCGGTCGACGGGCTGGGAATGAAGGCAAGGTCCATGGCAGGGTCGACGCTACCTTGCCGGGTGGGGCGTACGGCAACCCACCCGACAACGTCTGGGTAACGGGCAGGTCATCGATTCCCCTGCCGGACTCCGCCCGGGGACCGGTCAGGAACCCGACGGGGCCGGGGTGACCATGCCCGGCTTCTTGCCCTTGTTGGCCTCGGCCACCCACTTCTTGAGGTTCGCCACGGTGATCGGCTCGTTCCCCTTCTTCGGGAAGATCGATTCCCCGTTGAGCAGGGCGGTCGGTGTGCCCTGGAATCCGCCGTTCTGGAACGCCGTATTGGACTTCTGGACCCAGGCGTCGTGCTTGCCGTCGTTCACACAGCTGCGGAAATCGGGGGTGTCGAGCCCCGGGACCTTCCCCGAGAGCTCGATCAGCTTGGCGTTGTCACCGAAGGCGTCGTCGGCCTCCTGCGGCTGGTTGCGGTAGAGCACGTCGTGGTAGGCGGGGAACTTGCCGACGTCCTGTGCGCAGGCCGCCGCGTTGGCCGCCCGCAGCGAGCCGCTGCCGCCGAGATTGCCGTCGATGATCGTGGCGAGGTGGTACTCGGCCTTGATCTGCCCGGTCTTCTCCAACTGGTGGATCGCGTCGCGAAACGCGTTCTCGAACTGGGCGCAGACCGGGCAGCGGAAGTCCTCCCAGATGGTGAGCGTGGACGGGGCGTCGTCCGCGCCGACCTGGATGGCCAGGCTGTCCTTCCCGGTCGCGCCGGACGGGGCGGCGACTGGGCCCCCCGCCTCGCTCTTGTCACCCTTGCCGCCCGAATTCGCGGCGATCAGGCCGACGACGGCGGCCAGCGCCAGCACACCCACCACCGCACTGGCGACGATCAGCGTGCGCCTGCGGCGCTCGCTCGCCCTCTGGCGCTCGCGCTGCTGTACGAGCCGGTCTCGCGCGGCCCTTTTTCCCTGTTCGTTCTTCTCGCTCACACCCGCAGCAACGAACCGGGGAGGCACGTGCGTGCCTCCCCGGTCCAGGTCCACCCGTTTGGGTTACACCCGATTCAACGCTTTCGAACGCCTTCGGCGAGTCCGCCCGCCAGGGAGCGGACGGCGGCCAGGCCGGCCGCCTCGTCGGGGGCGTCCAGCATCGCCTTGACGAAGGCTGAGCCGACGATCACCCCGTCGGCGAAGCCGGCGACCTCGGCGGCCTGCCGGGCGTTGGAGACGCCCAGGCCGACGCAGACCGGCAGGTCGGTCGTGGCGCGGGTGCGCCGGACCAGGTCCTGGGCCTGCTCGCCGACCGACTCACGGGTGCCGGTGACACCCATCAGCGAGGCCGCGTAGACGAAGCCGGAGCCGACCGCGGTGATGGTGGCGAGGCGCTCGTCCTTGCTGCTCGGCGCGACGACGAAGACGGTCGCGAGACCGTGCTTGTCGGCGTGCTCGCGCCACAGCGCGGACTCCTGGACCGGCAGGTCCGGCAGGATGCACCCGGCGCCGCCCGCCTCGGCGAGCTCGGCGGTGAAGCGCTCGACGCCGTACCGGTCGATCGGGTTCCAGTACGTCATGACGAGGATCGGGACACCGGTCGCCTTGTACGCCTCACGGACCGTGCGCATCACGTCGGCGATCTTCACACCGCCGCGCAGGGCGATGTCGTCGGCGGTCTGGATGACCGGTCCGTCGAGCACCGGGTCGCTGTGCGGCAGCCCCACCTCGACGACGTCCGCACCGCCCGCCACGACCGCCTTCACGGCCTCGATCGCGCCGTCGACGGTCGGGAACCCGGCCGGGAGGTACGCGATGAGCGCGGCCCTGTCCTCCGCCTTCGCCTTCGCGAGGGAGGAACTCAACAACTCCACATTGCCGCTCACTTGGTGACCTCCTCTTCCCCGTCGGCCACGTCGGCCTCGACGACCCCGTCGGTCGCGCCGTACAGCCCGAAGTAGCGGGCTGCCGTGTCCATGTCCTTGTCGCCGCGGCCGGACAGGTTGACCACGAGCAGCCCGTCCTTGCCGAGCTCCTTGCCGACCTCCAGGGCTCCGGCCAGCGCATGGGCGCTCTCGATGGCCGGGATGATCCCTTCGGTACGGGAGAGGAGGCGCAGCGACTGCATGGCGGCGTCGTCGGTGACCGCGCGGTACTCGCCGCGGCCGATGTCCTTGAGGTACGAGTGCTCCGGGCCGATGCCCGGGTAGTCGAGACCGGCCGAGATGGAGTACGGCTCGGTGATCTGGCCCTCGTCGTCCTGGAGGACGTAACTGCGCGAGCCGTGCAGGATGCCGGGCTCGCCCGCGGTCAGGGTCGCCGCGTGCTCGCCGGTCTCCACACCGTGTCCGGCGGGCTCGCAGCCGATCAGCCGGACGCGCGCGTCCGGGATGAAGGCGTGGAAGAGCCCGATGGCGTTGGAGCCGCCGCCGACGCAGGCGATGGCGGCGTCCGGCAGCCGGCCGGTCCGCTCCAGGATCTGGCGGCGGGCCTCCACACCGATGACCCGGTGGAAGTCGCGGACCATGGCCGGGAAGGGGTGCGGTCCGGCGACGGTGCCGAAGAGGTAGTGCGTGCGGTCCACATTGGCGACCCAGTCGCGGAACGCCTCGTTGATGGCGTCCTTCAGGGTCCTGGAGCCGGACTTCACGGCGATGACCTCGGCGCCGAGCATCCGCATCCGCGCCACGTTCAGCGCCTGCCGCTCGGTGTCGATCTCGCCCATGTAGATGGTGCATTCGAGGCCGAAGAGCGCGCAGGCGGTCGCGGTGGCGACGCCGTGCTGGCCGGCGCCGGTCTCGGCGATGACCCGGGTCTTGCCCATACGCTTGGTGAGCAGCGCCTGGCCCAGCACGTTGTTGATCTTGTGCGAGCCGGTGTGGTTGAGGTCCTCGCGCTTGAGGAAGATCCGGGCGCCGCCCGCGTGCTCCGCGAAGCGCGGGACCTCGGTCAGGGCGCTGGGCCGGCCGGTGTAGTTGACCATGAGCTCGTTGAGCTCGGCGGCGAAGGCCGGGTCGGCCTTCGCCTTGTCGTACTCGACGGCGACCTCGTCCACGGCGGCGACGAGCGCCTCCGGGATGAACTTGCCGCCGAACGCACCGAAGTACCCCTCGGCGCTGGGAATCAGACCCTCCGGGTCCGGAATGAAGAAGTCAGATGACATCCGACGTGCTCCTCGACATCGCAATGGGTGGGTTCGCCGTATGCGCCATGAGCGGAGCGCCGCCCGACCGGGGTGGTCGGACGGTGCGGTCGTACGTACGACAGGAGTGGTGCGGTACGTCGGCCGGGGCTCGCTACAGCGCGGACCCCGTGCGCCATCGCATGCCGTTGACCTGGCCGGGCTCGTCGCCGATCACGTACCGCACCCGTCGGCCGTGCACACGGCGCGCAGGGGCGCGGCAGCCGCGGGGGCGGCAGCCGCGTGCCAGCGGGGCGTGCGGGACCCGGACCGTCATTCCGGTGAGGCGCAGGCCTCGCCGGCGACGGGACGCGGGACGTTCGGCGGACACCGGTCGGGTCAGCTCCGTCCGTGCCGGAGGGCCGGGTGGGCGCCGGCGGCGACCAGGTCGGCGACGGCGACCCGCGGGTCGCGGCCGGTGACCAGGGACTCGCCCACGAGCACCGCGTCGGCGCCCGCGTTGGCGTACGCGATCAGGTCGTGCGGGCCGCGGACACCGGACTCGGCGACCTTGACGATGTGGTTGGGGATCTCG from Streptomyces sp. NBC_01591 includes:
- the rbsK gene encoding ribokinase codes for the protein MTGIAVLGSTNMDLVAYVARAPERGETVTGREFRTVPGGKGANQAVAAARAGGDVMMIGAVGDDEYGARLRTGLEHAGVDTDLLHTAEGPSGTAHVVVDDTGANSIVVVPGANGTVTALGPGEMAAIAGADLLLLQLELPLSAVIEGARVAHAQGVRTILTPSPVQPLPAELLDCVDLLIPNEHEAAALSGFTDPHAAAQYLLSQVPAVVITLGSKGCLYAARGGDPVLFPAPEVTAVDTTGAGDTFVGTLAVALGERRPVPESLAWASSAAALCVQRPGASTSMPYRTEIDAA
- a CDS encoding DsbA family protein, yielding MSEKNEQGKRAARDRLVQQRERQRASERRRRTLIVASAVVGVLALAAVVGLIAANSGGKGDKSEAGGPVAAPSGATGKDSLAIQVGADDAPSTLTIWEDFRCPVCAQFENAFRDAIHQLEKTGQIKAEYHLATIIDGNLGGSGSLRAANAAACAQDVGKFPAYHDVLYRNQPQEADDAFGDNAKLIELSGKVPGLDTPDFRSCVNDGKHDAWVQKSNTAFQNGGFQGTPTALLNGESIFPKKGNEPITVANLKKWVAEANKGKKPGMVTPAPSGS
- the trpM gene encoding tryptophan biosynthesis modulator TrpM, which produces MTVRVPHAPLARGCRPRGCRAPARRVHGRRVRYVIGDEPGQVNGMRWRTGSAL
- the lgt gene encoding prolipoprotein diacylglyceryl transferase — protein: MDLAFIPSPSTGVIDLGPIPLRGYAFCIIIGVFVAVWFGNKRWVARGGRSGTVADIAVWAVPFGLVGGRLYHVITDYQLYFSEGENWVDAFKIWEGGLGIWGAIALGAVGAWIGCRRRGIPLPAWADALAPGIALAQACGRWGNWFNQELYGKQTDLPWALEISEGPNRVAGTYHPTFLYESLWCIGVAVLVIWADRRFKLGHGRAFALYVAAYCAGRGWIEYMRVDEAHHILGLRLNVWTALIVFVLAVAYIVISAKVRPGREEIVEPGAAEEAADGKGASDAEGVEDAKDAKDAKDAKGGADKGPKADGDAERADDSDDSATRTPEKNGTTGVAKNG
- a CDS encoding HpcH/HpaI aldolase/citrate lyase family protein, which produces MTAAVPLTWLYVPGDRPEVVRKARDSGADVVIVDLEDAVAPDRKEYARSATAELLSEAAGEAAVPIHVRVHTEADVLALAGLPGLAELRLPKITHAASVHHIAAVAPGVALCPLLESALGIEHAYSVAASHPQVRSIALGEADLRADLGVRDDIGLDWSRSRVVVAARAAGLAPPTQSVFPDVRDLDGLWASCAHGRALGFLGRAAIHPRQLPVIERAFRPTPQEIEAAAEIVAAAVADEGALALPDGRFVDAAVVASARRTLALAGG
- the trpA gene encoding tryptophan synthase subunit alpha, translated to MSGNVELLSSSLAKAKAEDRAALIAYLPAGFPTVDGAIEAVKAVVAGGADVVEVGLPHSDPVLDGPVIQTADDIALRGGVKIADVMRTVREAYKATGVPILVMTYWNPIDRYGVERFTAELAEAGGAGCILPDLPVQESALWREHADKHGLATVFVVAPSSKDERLATITAVGSGFVYAASLMGVTGTRESVGEQAQDLVRRTRATTDLPVCVGLGVSNARQAAEVAGFADGVIVGSAFVKAMLDAPDEAAGLAAVRSLAGGLAEGVRKR
- the trpB gene encoding tryptophan synthase subunit beta translates to MSSDFFIPDPEGLIPSAEGYFGAFGGKFIPEALVAAVDEVAVEYDKAKADPAFAAELNELMVNYTGRPSALTEVPRFAEHAGGARIFLKREDLNHTGSHKINNVLGQALLTKRMGKTRVIAETGAGQHGVATATACALFGLECTIYMGEIDTERQALNVARMRMLGAEVIAVKSGSRTLKDAINEAFRDWVANVDRTHYLFGTVAGPHPFPAMVRDFHRVIGVEARRQILERTGRLPDAAIACVGGGSNAIGLFHAFIPDARVRLIGCEPAGHGVETGEHAATLTAGEPGILHGSRSYVLQDDEGQITEPYSISAGLDYPGIGPEHSYLKDIGRGEYRAVTDDAAMQSLRLLSRTEGIIPAIESAHALAGALEVGKELGKDGLLVVNLSGRGDKDMDTAARYFGLYGATDGVVEADVADGEEEVTK
- a CDS encoding CaiB/BaiF CoA transferase family protein, whose translation is MKAPAQAPLTGLRVIDLATLFAGPLSATMLGDFGAEVIKVEHPSRPDPSRGHGPTKDGVGLWWKLLGRNKRNLTLDLSTPGGRGLLLRLAAETDVIIENFRPGTLERWGLGWTELHAANPRLVLVRVTGFGQFGPYAHRPGFGTLAEAMSGFAAITGEPDGPPTLPPFGLADSIAALATAYAVMAALAGRERTGQGQIVDMAIIEPILTVLGPQPIWYDQLGYVQPRTGNRSRNNAPRNTYRTSDGHWVAVSTSAQSIAERVMRLVGRAELIDEPWFAVGTTRAEHADELDEAVGNWIARHTREEAVSAFEKAEAAIAPIHDVRDVMEDPQYRALDSVTEVDDPELGPLRMQNVLFRLSATPGAIRWAGRPHGADTEEILTGLGLSGSEIAALRAEHVL